One part of the Macrobrachium rosenbergii isolate ZJJX-2024 chromosome 3, ASM4041242v1, whole genome shotgun sequence genome encodes these proteins:
- the LOC136854663 gene encoding uncharacterized protein: MAGNFTKSWSFFGPRRPRSDEYLGQHYQPGTPSSRINLQQRFGDQGVQNRPWRRGPLPPPPTRPNGHSSSVYDRLGERQIPRFASFDFNRLGGIHSHYANVEECKPTSDGNIKDGKSPRASTLPRRPLRDLSFLNSLQDNVSQLKPQTSKLLQESGKKMNRAIQGVRTSLSSFTQLFRSSTRRRYKLDGGTPTRTPRRTPNHPQRQTPGKLYSPFDVSTPRTPHSYHRGPKRLQGATPRRVYGSQNSALTRTPQHPPRAPPDAYQWTQFHSPSQKFGHDVVSARQGINDFHHVGNSIVSSAPGRWAQFR; this comes from the exons ATGGCGGGTAACTTCACCAAAAGCTGGTCCTTTTTCGGCCCCAGGAGACCGCGCAGCGACGAATACCTCGGCCAGCACTATCAGCCAGGCACGCCCTCGAGTCGCATCAACCTACAGCAGCGTTTCGGCGACCAGGGCGTCCAAAATCGGCCTTGGAGGAGAGGACCTTTACCACCTCCGCCCACACGACCCAACGG gcATTCAAGCTCTGTATATGACAGATTAGGAGAAAGACAAATCCCCCGCTTTGCTAGTTTTGATTTCAATCGACTAGGGGGGATTCATAGTCACTATGCCAATGTTGAGGAGTGTAAACCAACTAGTGATGGCAACATAAAAGATGGCAAATCTCCACGTGCCTCCACGCTTCCCAGGCGCCCCCTCAGAGATTTGTCTTTCTTGAACAGTCTGCAAGATAACGTTTCGCAATTGAAGCCACAGACGAGTAAATTGCTTCAAGAGAGCGGGAAGAAGATGAACCGAGCAATTCAGGGCGTTAGGACTTCCTTATCTTCTTTTACCCAG CTGTTCCGCAGTTCAACACGACGTCGTTACAAACTGGATGGGGGAACGCCAACACGCACTCCTCGGCGTACCCCAAATCATCCTCAAAGACAAACTCCTGGTAAACTGTATTCTCCCTTTGATGTCAGTACACCACGGACACCTCACAGCTATCACAGAGGACCAAAGCGTTTACAAGGAGCAACTCCCCGCAG agttTATGGGAGTCAAAATTCTGCCCTGACTCGAACTCCTCAGCACCCTCCCAGGGCTCCTCCAGATGCTTACCAGTGGACTCAGTTTCACTCTCCCTCTCAGAAATTCGGGCATGATGTTGTCTCTGCAAGACAAGGTATCAATGATTTTCACCACGTAGGTAACAGCATTGTCAGCAGTGCACCAGGAAGATGGGCGCAGTTTCGTTAA